The Alkalihalobacillus sp. LMS6 genomic interval TGCATAACACCCATCAATGGCTTAAGTGCAAATTTCGCAATAAGAAGCATTAATAGCGTGAAAGCAAAAAGTTGATAAAGCGCTGAGCCCCAATCAAGTACTTCAAACATCGTTACACCCCTTTTTCTATCAGAAGTCGGTCCTTACATAAGGAAAGGCGAGAGGTTCTAAAGTAGAACGCTGTCGCCTCTCCATGATTTCCGTATGAAAAAATGCAGTTAGCCTAAGAAGTACATTAAGAAAGCAAGAACTACTGCAAGAATAGGAACAGCCTCTGCAAGCGGTGCACCAATAAACATAAGCGTTTGTAGTGGACCACGTTGTTCTGGTTGACGAGCCACCCCTTCAAGAACTGCTTTTACGATGATGGCAACACCAATTGCGCCACCAAGTGCAGCCAAACCTGCTGCAATACCTGCTGCTAAGTGCGTCATAACTATTTTTCCTCCTCAAAATTGGTTAGTTGGTTTATTTCCTATAAATAATCGCTCTAAAAAGAGCAGAGATTAATGTTGTTCAACTTTATGCGACATATAGACCATTGCAAGCATTGCGAAAATGTACGCTTGAATGGAGCCGATAAAGATACTAAATGCTTGCCAAGCCATGGTTGGTAAGAGCGTAACAATCCCAAGACCAACACCTTGAAATACACCGTAGTTAAATCCAAGTGTACCAAGTGTAACTAAGAGAATTAATAACACTTCTTTTGCGAAAATGTTACCAAACAAACGCATTCCAAGTGTTAGGAAGTTCGATACTTCTTCAATAATCTTGAATGGAAGCAATACCCATACAGGTTGAACATATCCTTTTAAGTAGCCGCTAACACCTGTCATCTTAATGCCATAAATATGTGTTAACAAAATGACGAACGCTGCCATTGTTAAAGCTAAGATTGGATCCGATGTAGGAGAGCGCCAAATGACATAGTGATTTGAATCGCTTGTTACAAGCTCGAATGGAATACCCATCATATTTGCAACGAACATATAGAATAATAGCGCATAGGCAAGGACGATAAAGCGACCGCCTGTTTTCCAATCCATATTCGCTTTAATAATTCCACGAACAAAATCGATAACCCACTCAATAAAGTTCTGTAACCCGGTTGGTCTCATCGCAAGTTTTCTTGCACCAATCACTGAGATCAAAAATACAATTAAACAGGCTACGGTTGTCGTAAATACAGTTGTTAGGTTAAACGGAATGTTAAACCACGGGTCGTACCAATAAATATCTTGTGAATCCATTGTTTCACCTCTTTCGCCTATTAGCTTTTATTACTAAATCCACCATCATGACAATGTACATAAGCGCAATCCCGATCACGACCGCTATCAGATGAAACGTATCAGGATACAAGAGTGCAAGACCAACTGCCACGAGTGCGAGGAGCATTCGAAAAACATAACCGAGCCCTACAATTAACATGGAAAAGGTGCTTGAGGATGTTTTTCCAACGTGCCGTGCGTTTCGATAGGTTGTCCAAAGGTTAAGGTAGCTTGCTCCATAACCAAGGAGCAGACCAAGAAAGACATGCTGAGCGGAGGAAATAAAGTATCCTACGAGAAAAACAGCTGCCACTAGCAAGGATACAAGTGAATAACGCTTCATCTGTGACCATGCGCTTATCGGTTCATGGCTGTGTTGCATTTCAGTCATCGTCTCCTAAAAAAGGCTGAACCGCTTTGTAAATTCCGTACATTCCGGAAAACATTCCGAAAAAAAGGCAAATTAGAAAGAAAATTGGTTCAGTACCTAACCATCTGTCGAGCCACAATCCAAGAAATAAGCCTCCGATTGTTCCTCCAAGTATGCAAGATGTGATGGTTGAAACTAACACAAACGCTCGCATTGGATTCTTATTTGGTTTCGCCAATGACATGTCTCCCTTCATTGAATGAAAACCTATACAATCGCATATGTAACCCTTATCATGGTAACCCTTAGTAATCGTACAATAGCCACTTTCCGCTGTCAACGAATTTTGAAAGAATCTCAAAAGAGTTTAAAAATAATGAATGATTGTTCACATAACTGTCATAGATCTTTACAAATCCATTAACAACACGATTGAACAAAGCATTTTCTCTTGAAAATTAAGCTCCTTATGAATTGATTTGACTTTCTATTCAAGCAGTTAAAAGCAATTTGTTTGACAATTGCTTATCAGTATGGCCAAAATCTACACAAAAAAATCAACACAACAACGCTGCATTGATTTTTTTGTTATCATTATGGACCGACCCATTCTTCACCAATATCAACGATCGCTTCAATGGTATCTGATTTACCTTCATTCACCGCATGAATAAACGCTAGATACCGCCCCGGTTCGACGTTAAGATCATCAATTTCACCACTTACCATGCCTCGTTTTTGATTCTGGTTTTCAACAATTGTAGCGATGTATTCGAACGTATCAGGATCATACAGATGTACACTAGACTCTTCTGCACCACCTGGTAAGTAGTACTCGTAATAGTACCCGTTTTCCTTATCACTATGGGCCATTTGAAACGCCATCACTCGAGGATAATTCGGTTCTTCCATAAATAGCATATAGGGAATCGTAATGGCATTCTCGTTTTCATTCACATTAATTAAGCCCGTATGAAGGCCACTTTGTAATAAATTCGTATCGATTGTCGCTTTCAACGTAACTGCTTGCGTTGACTGCGCTTCAACCTTTACTCCTTCAACCATTTCCCATGTGACGCCATCTAATTCGCCAATAGGAGGGTCAATCGTGTAGTCTTTTGCATGATCGCTTAGATTTTCAATGTCGATCACTAACTCTCTTGTAAGGGTGCTGTTCCCTTTTTTCATTGCACCAAACGAAAGTGTCGCAGGGGAAATGAGGGATTCCGTATTGACCGCTTCATCCACTTGTAAGCGACCCGTTCCTTGTTCAAAGGGCAAATAATCATTTCCTTGTTCGTCTTGTAACCGCTTTGTCGTATTCATTAGCGCGGCTTTCACTTGTTCAGGTGACCACTCAGGGTGTTGTTCTAAAAGTAATGCAGCAGCCCCTGCCACATGTGGGCTTGCCATACTCGTTCCATTCAGGTCAAGGTATCCTTTTGGGACAGTGCTTTGAATCGCTACTCCTGGTGCAACAATGTCAGGTTTAATAGCCCATGTTTCCGTTACAGGACCTCTAGAACTAAAAGGCGCCATTAGATCCTGTTTGATGTCATAGTGGGTTTCAACTTTTACTTTGTTCTTTTTATTCTTTAGTAAAGAAACCAATGCTTCGCCCTCTTCCTTACTAACCGTCGCGCCTGTAATGGGAATCGGTTCAGTAACAGCTCCTGCAAAAGTTCCATCTAAATTATTGTAGATTAACGCCGCTTTCGCACCTGCTTTAGATGCTAAAGCGAGCTTTTCAGCAAAATTAGATCGACCTCTTTTAATAAGAACGAGCTTATCTTTTACATCTTTTCCGCTATAGTCGGACAATAATCCGTGACCTACATCGACTAAATCAAGACTTTCTTTTAATTTCCAACTTTTCGCTCCTAAAATTGGTACAAGTGAAAGCTCCTCATCAAGTCCTTTAACTTGAATCGACGGCACTTCAATTGGTGGAAGAGATGCCCCAACAGAGATTGCTTTTGTCGATGTTCCAGGAGATCCTACAGACCACATATTCGGTCCACTGTTTCCATTTGACGTAACAGCTACAACGCCTTTTTCCACAACACGGTCTAAAGCCAAACTTGTCGGCCAGTCAGGTCCATTGACCGTATTACCTAACGACAAATTCAAGACGTCCACTTCGTCTTCCACCGCTCGTTCAATCGCTTCTAAAATGTGCTCTGTCGTTCCTTGCCCCCCTGGACCAAGGGCGCGATAGGCATAGATATCTGCTTCAGGAGCAACCCCTGTTATTCTACCGTTAGCCGCAATAATTCCGGCAACGTGGGTTCCATGTAACGTTGGTTCCCCTTGTGATTTTTTCGTTTCCATTGGATCTTGATCTTGATCGACGATATCATAGCCACCTTGATAATTTCTTTGTAAATCCGGATGCTTATAATCGACTCCCGTATCAATAATTCCGACCTTCACGCCTTTTCCAGTGAGATGACGCTCTTTTCCGTCCCTCATATCAATTAGATCTTTGCCAGCCCCAATGAATGGAATGCTTCCTTCCAGACTAGGTTGATAATGAGCAACATCATCTACTCGAGCAATGACGCTTAATTGCGTTAATCGATCTATATCTTTTTCGGCAATTTCTAATGAAAAGCCACCATACACATTTTCATAAATATTTCTTATTGATGCTGAAGAAATTCGTTCCTCTACAACTTGCACCGCGCGATGAACGTCTCCAGACGCAGACACAATGACGACTCTTTTGCTACCGTCAATCGTGTGCTTTTTTTCAATTGGGCTCCGTTCTGCTGCAAAGACAGATTCTGTTCCAATTGGTATGATGAAGGTTTGAATCACAAGAAGGATACTTATTATGCCTAATAATAACGGCCGCACGTTCCCTTGATTAATCATACTTTCCGTCTCCCCTATTGCTTGTCGTGACGTTTAGTATGAGTATTTATGTGCCGTTTTATGCAAAAAAAAGAAAGGCTGCACCTTGTGCAAAAAGCACGAATAACAAGCGGTCAGACACTTTCATTCCCAACAGAAAAAATTAAAAAGACCCATGAATGATTTTTCATCACTCATGGGGCATTTGTTATTTATTTTGTACCAAATAAGCGGTCGCCAGCGTCCCCTAATCCTGGAACGATGTACCCTTTTTCATTTAGTTTTTCATCAAGAGCGGCTAAATAGATGTCTACATCCGGGTGCTCTTCTTGCACATATTCAACGCCTTCTGGTGCGGCAACTAAACAAATCAATCGCATGTTCTTAGCGCCACGCTTCTTTAAGCTATTAATCGCTTCAACCACTGATCCTCCTGTAGCAAGCATTGGATCAATAACAAGAAGTTCTCTCTCTTCAATATCCTTAGGTAACTTTACGTAGTATTCAATAGGTTTGAACGTTTCAGGATCACGATATAGGCCAACGTGACCAACACGAGCTGCTGGAATCATGTTAAGAATTCCGTCAGACATTCCAATTCCCGCTCTTAAGATCGGGATAAGGCCAAGCTTTTTCCCAGCAAGTTTTTTCACACGAGCTGGTCCAACAGGCGTTTCAATCTCTGCATCTTCTAACGGTAAATCACGCGTTACTTCGAAAGCCATTAACGCAGCAACTTCGTCTACAAGCTCACGAAATTCTTTTGTTCCAGTTGTCTTATCGCGTATATAAGATAATTTGTGCTGAATAAGTGGATGATCTAGTACATGTACTTTTCCCAATTTCGTCACTTCCTTTTAAAAATTCGTCAAACCTCGACATACTCTGAACGATTTTACCCGAAAACTACCTGCTCATACAAGTGTACAAATACAGAAACCTTTGTAAAATGTTCCCTAGATGCAAATCTCTCAGGAAAAAGCAGCAATAGGCTAAGCCTACTACTGCTCATTATTTTTTATAAATTGGCGTACATTGGATACTTTGATGTGAGTGAAGCAACACGCTCTCGCACTTGCTCAAGCACGTCTTCATTCTCAACGTTTTTTAACGTTAGCGCAATTAACTCACCAATTTCATCCATAGCTTCCAAATCAAGCCCACGAGACGTGACAGCTGCCGTACCGATCCGAATACCACTTGTTACAAATGGCTTTTCTGGATCGTACGGGATCGTGTTCTTGTTTGTTGTAATTCCAACTGCATCTAGCGCTTTTTCTGCAACTTTTCCTGTTAAATTCTGCGAGCGCAAATCAAGTAACACAAGGTGATTATCCGTTCCACCTGATACAATGTCGACACCTTCTGCTTGAAGCTTTTGACCAAGTCTCTGTGCATTTTCAATAACTGCTTTTCCGTAAGCTTTGAAATCACTTGAAAGAGCTTCGCCAAACGAAACAGCTTTCGCTGCGATGACATGCATTAACGGGCCACCTTGAATACCAGGGAAAATAGATTTGTCGATCTTTTTGCCGAACTCTTCACCAGTCTCTTCATTACATAAAATCATGCCGCCACGTGGTCCACGTAATGTTTTATGGGTTGTTGTTGTGACAAAGTGTGCATAGGGAACTGGATTTTGATGAAGACCGGCCGCAACAAGACCTGCGATATGAGCCATGTCAACCATTAAGTACGCGCCCACTTCATCGGCAATTTCACGGAACTTCTTAAAGTCAATAGCTCTTGGATAAGCACTTGCACCAGCGACAATTAATTTAGGTTTGTGTTCTTGTGCAATTTGGCGAACCACATCATAGTCGATGCGTTGATCGTCTTCGCGCACACCATACTCAACGAAGTTATATTGAACACCACTAAAGTTAACAGGGCTTCCATGGGTTAAATGACCACCGTGGGACAAATTCATTCCTAGAACCGTATCTCCATGCTCTAAAACCGTGAAGTAAACCCCCATATTTGCTTGCGCTCCTGAATGAGGCTGAACATTTACATAAGCAGCACCAAATAATTTCTTCGCACGATCACGAGCAATATCTTCTGCGATATCAACATATTCGCAGCCACCATAATAACGGCGCCCAGGGTAACCTTCTGCGTATTTATTTGTTAGAACGGATCCTTGCGCTTCCATAACCGCTTCACTTACAAAGTTCTCAGACGCAATTAACTCAATCTTATCTCGTTGACGACCTAATTCTAATTCAATCGCTTCAAAAAGAGTTGGATCTTGTGTTTTTAAATTTGTCATCTCTTCCCCGCCTTTGTTCGTAAATAATTTAATTTATTTATGATTTTAGCTTATCAGAAGCAAAAATAATAGCTTTTTCCGTAAATTAAGTTCTGTGAACTTACAAATTATTCACCAATTCTGTAATTCGCTCGCTCTCCGCCGATTAGCTTAGGACGACTGCTCGCAAATGTAACGTGCGCTGAACCAATTGTCGTAATTCCTACACGAATTGGCACTAATACAGGCTTAATATGCATGCCGATAAACGTATCACCAATGTCAATTCCTGCATCAGCTTGAACGTGTTCAACTAGAATGGGATCTTCAAGTTGTTGGAAAGCATAGGTTGCCATGGCGCCACCTGCTTGACGCACAGGTATGGCGCTCACTTCTGTAAACCCTTTGAATTCAGCTACTTTACGTTCTACGACAAGTGCACGGTTTAAATGCTCACAACATTGAAAAGCGAATTGAACATTGGTTTCATCTCGAAATCGAGCTAACGCCCGGTAGATGTCCGCCGCTATGTCCATGGAGCCTTCTTTACCGATCGACTTACCTGCAACTTCACTCGTTGAAGCTCCCACTACAAAAAGTTTTGCTTGTAACGAAGGAACCTGTTGTTGAAAAGCTTGCAACCCTTCATATAAACGCGCCTCAATCGACATTAGCGGTGCGTATCCTCGTAACTTGTAATCTTATCGATTCGGTTTGTATGGCGGCCACCTTCAAACTCTTCACCTAACCATGTGCGCACAATTTCTCCGGCAAGACCTGGTCCAATTACACGTTCACCCATTGCAATCATATTTGTATCGTTATGCTGACGTGTTGCTTTAGCACTGAAAACATCGTGAACGAGGGCACAACGAATGCCTTTTACTTTATTCGCAGCAATCGACATTCCTATGCCTGTACCACAAACAAGAATGCCGCGGTCGAAATCACCTTGAGCCACTTTTTCCGCAACTGGCAACGCATAATCAGGGTAATCAACAGACCCTTCACACTTACAACCAAAATCTTCGTACGTAAACCCTAAGTCCTTTATAACCTCAATCAACTCGTCTTTTAACCGAATTCCGCCGTGATCGGATGCAATTGCTATTCTCATTGTGCACACTCCTTCATTTTTCCCATACAAAAAGCGTCTAGTTAGGACGCTTTTATTGGTTTGATTCTATTGTAAACTTTTCGATCGTTGTCTTCAATTGCTTGGCTTGATTTGCCAAGTCTTTTGACAATGATTCAATTTCTTCTAACGCCGTAGTCTGCTCTTCGGTCATTGCCGTAACCTCTTGCGCACCTGCAGACGTTTGTTCGGCAATCGCAGCGACTTCTTCTGTTTTAACAGAGCTCGCTTCAATCGCTTGCTTCTGCTTGTCCGATAAATTGGAAATGACTTCAATCATTTCCGTAACGATCTTTGCGGATGATTCCATTTCAAGAATTGCACTCGTCGTCTTTTCACCTTGTTCCGACTGCACTCTCGCAACCGTCACTTGTTCCTCAATATTTTTCACAACTTGCTTCACTTCTTCTTGGATGGTGGAGATCAATTGATTAATGGATTCTACTGCTTGTGTACTTTCATCAGCAAGCTTTCGCACTTCACTCGCTACAACCGCAAATCCCCGACCGTGCTCTCCTGCACGAGAGGCTTCGATTGATGCATTTAAAGCCAATAAATTCGTCTGTTTTGCAATCGTACCGACAAACGCTGTAATGCTACCCACTTCTTGCGCTTGCTCCTCTAGACGATGGACCGAATCAAGTGAATGTTCTTGCTTTGTTGTTAACTCTTCAATCCCTTTCACGAGACTCGTTGTCATTTCACGACTCGTTACAAGCAATCCGCCCATTTCATTAGCTTGTTCGGCGGATCGAGACGCTTTATGTTGCATTTCATTTGCCATTTCTGTTGTTTCTTCAAGAGAAAACACCGTTTCTTGAATCGCTTGGGCCGCGTTTTCAGCACCGCTCGCAATTTCTCCCATCGTGAAACCGATCTGTTCCGCTTGAGATGACGATGTAGCTGTAGCTAGACTTAATTGCTGTACACGTTCTTCCGTTTCCACAAAGTTCCGATCAATATCGTGAACCATTCCGTTCAAATTTGAAAGCATTTGATTATAAGCAATACCTAACGCTCGTAACTCGTCATCGGATTTTGATAACTCTACGTTTCGATCAATCACACCTGAAGCCGCTTCTGTCACCGCATGTTCGAGTTGCGCCAACGGCTTCGTAATGATCGTTGATAAAAAATAACCCAGAATTCCACTCCAAATGACGCCGGCTAATAAAACTAGAAGCGTTAACCATGCAGGATCAATGTTTAACATTGAAGCAGCGTAATCTGCTAAAAAGTACAGAATGATGGCACTCGTAGCAAACGTAACGCCTGCCACTGCACTAACACCTAATACAATCTTCTTTCGAATACTAAACTTGTACCTTTTAGAGATCTTTTTCCCTGCTTCCATTCACATTCATCCTTTTCGATTAAGTTTGCCGCAAGAAATCCTTTATAGCTGTTTTGATTTGTCTCGCAGCTTGTTCATAATCCTCATCACTGCCGCCAAAAGGATCTTCAATATCATGTCCTTCTTTTCCAGCTGCTTCTTGCAAAGTTGACACACTTTGATGAGGGTAACGCTCTTCAACAATTTTTCTATGAGAAGCTGACATCGTTAATACTTTATCAGCCCAGTGAATCAATTCGTCTGATAGTGGTTGCGACTTATGGTCAACTTTTATGCCTTCTTTTTCCAATATTTTCTTTGAACCACTAGAAATGACCTGTCCATGATCAGCATGCACACCTGCCGACTTAACATTATATCGGTCGGCGCCGTATTTTTTTAAATAGGCTTCTGCTAATGGAGACCGACAAGTATTCCCTGTACATATCACTAAAATATTTTGCTTTTTCATCTTTCCACTCCTTAAATTGTTATCAACGTTTCACTAGTTTAGCACAAGTGACCCCGTTGATTCATCAAAGTGGAAGCATAATTTTTAAGCCAAAACCAATCAAAATAATTCCGCCTAAAACTTCTCCATAAGAGCCAATTAACTTATGAAATTTCGACCCAATTAGTAAGCCTATCCATGATAAACACATACTAACTGCACCAATTATTAAAACCGTCAACATGACTTTTGTCCCTAAAATACCAAACGACAAACCAGCAGAAAAGCTATCTAGGCTGACACCTAAAGCAAATAATAAGAGACCAAGCCCAATCGGTTTCAATTTCGAATCTTCTTGATCAGAAAAAGAAGCCAAGATCATTTGAACGCCGATAATGAGAAGCATACCTCCACCTATGTATGTGGCGATTACGTCGTATTTACTCGACAACCATTGCCCTGTCAACATTCCGAGTAGTGGCATAAAAACGTGAAACAAACCAATCGTGACCCCTATACGAAAAATTTGTTTCCCTGTTAGACCTAACATCCCCATACCTAGAGTCACAGAGAATGCATCCATCCCTAAAGCTGCTGCCATAATCATTATCGTCACAATCTCGTGCATTGTTTAACTCCTCCCGTAAAAACATGCTATTCGAATGTATGCACGGGTAAGGGAATTTAGACAGGCTAATAAAAACCGCTTCTAAAAAGGATGTAGACAAACATGGCATGCCTTTAGAATGGACGGTAGATTTTCAATAAGGAACCTCACGTACATAAAAAAATCCCTCCCATGTTTGTACTTTTTAAGTACCTACATGGGAGGGATTCATTTTGCTTCCTCACTCAAAACGTTTTTATATTGGTCACTGAATTTTTATTGTTTTGTTCTGAACATCGCATGTGTTATTCAGCCATGGCTCCCCAACCATCTATGGTGACTTCGTATTTTGCAGTCAAAGATTCTAAATCTCTTAACCTTCGAACAATCTCCTGGTGTGTAAGGGGAATCGTACGTGTGCACGCTAAAACGTACTCGCCTTGGTCACGATCCTCATCGACTTCGACGGTATAGCCTTCTAGTTCAATCATTTTTGCTACTTTCCGAGCCATTCGTCGATTCGAACAAAGTAAAATAAATTCCACTTCATGAGGTTTGCTCATATCGACTCCTGCATCTTTTAAACTTTGCAGGACGGCGCCGTCATCATCATTTGGAAAATCGACTGGGGTAATGTAGGTTACATTGAAAAAGTAAAATGACTTTTGTTCTTCTTCAGAGGAAAGCACTTCTTCAAACCCTAGCTCCTCTAACGTTCTCATATACTGAGTACGTCCGCCTTGATGATGAGAAACAAGAAACCCAACATCCTTCACATTGCTAAGGAAAAAATACCGCTGCCACTGTTGCAAGATTTCTCCAAACGATTGCAAACGAACAATGTCATCTGGAATGTTTGGGAAAACCGCCACTGTGTCGAGCAATCGTTCTGACTCCGTATAGAAGTATTCAATCATCCCTAACAGTTCTTCCATTTCGGGCTGATTGGAAAAATAGCTTTCGTCGAGGGCAAAAACCTCATCCGAAATTAAGTAATAAGGGATCTCACATGTTTTACGATCGACTTGCATCGTAATTGTTCCATAAATGACTTCTGTTGCTGGATCCACTTCCGCCCTATACGAAAACCGTTGCTTTGAATGCTCCATCTTATGCTCCTTTGCACCGCAGTCTTGTTTTACTCAATAGTTTGCAAACACCATACATACACGCTAGGCTTATCCCACTATATTCACTTATTGTAGCATTCATTACACGTTCATAGCGCTTTACGATCTCTCTAGCAGGCGCTTTCCTCCTGATGCTTTTTCGAGCCGATTCATCACGGCTTCTCCTACTCCACTGGTTGAAACGGCTTCAACCAAAATGATGGAAACTCCTCTTTTATCAAATTCTCGCAACGCCTCATAAAGAACGTGAGCGAGATTTTGAACCGAATCAGCAACGATGCTTTCGTCCGCTTGGACATAATCGTGTTTAGCCAATACGCCTACTCGCTCTCCTCTAGCCTGTGCCGCTAGAATAGCGGAATTGATTTGACTTGCATCGTCCACAATATATACAGCAGCTTCTGGCGCATAGTGTGTATATTTCATTCCTGGTGATTTCGGTTGTTCTTTTTGGTTTAACAGTGAGCGATCCACATTAATTTTTCCGATAACGGCTTCAATCTCCTCTTTCGTCACACCACCTGGACGGTACAAAACAGGCGTTTCTTCAACGATACTTAAAACCGTTGATTCGAGTCCAATTCCGGTCTTCCCGCCATCAACAACGCCATCAATTCGCCCATCTAAATCGAGCAGTACATGTTCAGCCGACGTAGGAGAAGGACGCCCGGACCGGTTTGCACTTGGTGCAGCGACCGGTACTTGACAGTCTCTTAAAAATACCTGCGCGATTGGATGAGACGGCATTCGTATACCAACAGTTGATAATCCTGCGGTTACATTTTTAGCAACAACCGGTTTTGCTTTAAAAATTAGCGTTAGCGCACCTGGCCAAAATGCATCCATAAGACATTGAGCACGGTCAGGAATCTCTTCCACTAATTGATGGAGTTGCTTTTTTTCACCGATGTGGACAATCAGTGGATTATCGCTCGGCCTTCCTTTCGCTTGAAAAATTTGACTGACGGCATCGTCTGAAAGCGCGTTGGCACCTAGCCCATAGACCGTTTCTGTCGGGAATGCAACAAGCTTATTTTCCCTTATCCACATTGTCGATTCTTGTAAGAATAAGGCTTGATCGTCAATCGTTTTATTTTTATCCACATTCCAAACCCTTGTATGTTTATAACTCACTATCTGTTCGCCTCTTTCATTGTAAAACACTTTTTTTCACTTATTCTTCAAATGCTTGCTACATTAACGTTCACTCTATTTTATCAGACTAATCTATCGATTGCATCAAAAGAAAAAACAGTTTATCCACCGCTGTGGATAAACTGTTTATAAGTTGATAAATCGAGCTATATTTCAACACATCTTCATTTATTCACAAGACTTATACACAAATCCACAAACATCATCCAATATGCGAACACGAATACGACCAAACCATTGTGTCAGTTGAACGGGCAATCTGTTGATAATGGTCTAATTGTTTAATTTCAGGAGGAATAAGGCCTTCAGCTACCCGCTCAAACCCAAGTGGTTCAAACAATGACGCTTTCCCTTCACTAAGCGCGTACACTTGATTAACGCCTTCTGAGTGTGCAAACGCTAGCGCAAGCTGAATAAATTCAACAGCTGCCATTGCATGGGTTTTTTTACTATCGATGACTAACGTACGCAGCAAACCGACATCGGATACTTTATCTAAACCAACTGTTCCAACTAGCGTTCCCTCTTCATTTTCCACAATAACAAAACTATCTATTTGACTCGGTGTTGTCGCTGAACCGACTCGTGCAAACAAGTGCTGAACAGCTAATACATCCGTTTCTTCCATTTTTCGTACGGTTAATGGCATAAGTACGCCCTCCTTTTTTTCATTCTATGTGGAGGCTTGTACATATATGCCTGTTAACCAAATAAGCGATCCCAAAAAGATTCAAACATATCCACAACAAAAAATGACGTTTCGACTTCATCTTGATTTTCCACAGGGTCTGCTTCTTCTGCTTCTTTCGCTTCAGCATTATCCATATCTAAAAAGCAAAGCGGCGGAAACAATACACACCACCAGTTTTCACCTTCACCATCACCAAGCGTCACAAGTACAGCCTGGTACAAGCCCGCTGGATAAACAAGGTTTCCATAAAGCTTTGTTGGAAATGAGACGTCTTTATCAAACGCCACGTTAAATTGCTGGTCTTTGCCGTACTTAGCTAATTCGTTTTCTACAATGGCTTCGATTTCATCCATATTTCCTTCAATCGTCGTTACTGCTTCATCGAATGTTTCAACATCGTTGACCCATTTTGTAATTTCTGCATTTATCTCATCGCGGATGTCCCGCTTTAA includes:
- the spoIIR gene encoding stage II sporulation protein R is translated as MKAKAIIYLLISLCVGLMSWEAQSVQAVNQFHQEVNTDDAIRLRILANSDSVSDQMLKRDIRDEINAEITKWVNDVETFDEAVTTIEGNMDEIEAIVENELAKYGKDQQFNVAFDKDVSFPTKLYGNLVYPAGLYQAVLVTLGDGEGENWWCVLFPPLCFLDMDNAEAKEAEEADPVENQDEVETSFFVVDMFESFWDRLFG